The sequence ACTCTGACAAAATATGTCAGGGGCCTGTTTAATAGTCATATTCATGTTACTTGACATTTCATCAATGGCAAACGCCAATCAACCAGCATAACCATCTATCCAGAGGAGAAAAGTGGTGCTTATTTTGAGAACCCTGAGTCATTATAATACCCATTGTCCAAAACAGATAAAAAGTCTGGTCTTTTGATAATGGTCTCTGTGAGGCGAGTGTCTGATGTCTTTCATTTTACCAAGAAACATGAGCCACCAGAGCCCTCTTCTATGTGGCAGATCGAGTAGGTGCCGAACTTGCTGACGAGCTGATTAATAGAACCCAGAAACACAGGTGGCCTGAGACCCTCCAGTGATCTGTGTGCAGTTGCTTAGGAACCTTGAGAGAAATGCCAAGTGTTGTTTGCCCCTCTAATTACTTATACAGATGCATAAATGTGTTGTTGATGCCAAATCATACCAAATGGCTGTCCTCCTGCATGCAGGGAAAATGGTAAGTTATTCATACTTGGAGGAGCttagggaaaatataaaaaagatttttaaaatttttgtattacTGGAATAACCTTTCCTTTGTGATAGCACCTTTTCAGCCCTAGATGCCCAGTACGTGTGTGGAACTGCTGGTGTCAACTCTTGTGGCGGAAGTCTGAGTGTCGGGGCACCTCTTCTGGGAATGAAGGCCACAGGATGGGTTTCACTTAACCTGCTCCTTCTGACACCACCTGAATCTCTACCAGGGCTAACACTGGAGTGAGAGCATTAATTGTCAtttgaaaagactttttttctacataaatatTCAAGGAAATCCTTTATAGTATGGCTGAACTTTAATAAGCTGGGACGGTTCTGCAAATGGAGGGTTAATTCATCCTGAATCACCAGGAGATATAGGAACCCTGGCCTTAAATTCTCTTCAGATGGCACAGGATATGAGATTAGCACCATCTGTGGGAAGAACCAAAAAAGAGGTGCTTATACCTTTAAAAATGAGATTCTCTTTTAAATGCTAAGTACTTTGCTTAGAGGGGTCAGAGAAGTTTCTTGAAGCTTAAAGATTAattaatttgagaaagaaaagatttcaaGTGTCACAAAACCTTAGTTAAAATTACCAGTTCCCCTTATTcttgccttctccctccccctgccattCTCTAGACCAAGAGTTACAGGGGCATGAAATAGTGTGAGCTAAACACCGCTGTTAGTGTAGGAAACATACTGGCTTGCCTACAGAGATACACAACACAGAGACATACAGAGGCATACAGGCAAAGTAAGAACACAGCTTTCTGTGCCCATTGTTTGCTCTCCAGATCTGAGATTGCGAATTCCCCTTTGCAGTGGTCATTCGTTGTATTTCCATGGACTTAAGATCTTCTACATGTGTGGTAAACTAGTCATATGGTGGAGGGGGTAGCAACAGAGAACCATAgcacaattattttctttcttgtttctcgTGGCCACATTGAAacaagaagaatgaaagaaagaaaagggggaaaacctTCGGGTTAGGAAATAAACTCTGCAGCTTCCAATATCCATATGTTTAGCAGGCAGGGGAACCTGTGGTTCTGATGTTGGCCAGAGGGCTTTACTTCTAGAAGCTTCCCCTGTAAGCACACACAGCTCAGCCCTTAATGCACCACGTCAGAGCAGCTTTTGGCACTGGATTCCAGTAGCTTTCCTATGAGGAGATTCAATCAACAGGATCCCAGATTTCTTTCAATTGTCACAATTTGGGgactttttttcctcctgaaaagGTATGTTATTTTTGGAGAGACCTCTTCAGTGGGGTTTTAACTTTAGATGTGAGATACATCACCAAAAGATCCTTGTCCCTGCTAGCCCTGCCAACCCTGTGATATCCTATTCAAAACAGCAGCCCCCGATGATGGTGCTGAGATCAAATCCAGGACCCCCTCCTCAAAGTTCTCAAACACCTCTCTTGGAGAACATTACCAATCTAAATGGGTGTTAGGTTCATGGTATATGTCATAATGTCATGTTTTAATTAGAAACAAAGCAAGAAGCAGTTTCCCAAGCTGGTGTGTTGGGAGGGGCCTGTGGCTGTCTCTCAAGGCTTAACATCTTagagatatttgcaaaatatttctcTTGAAAGAAGCAGTTAGAAGCAGTATTGTTAGGCATATTGGTTTCTCCTTAAGTAGAAAAGAAATCTGCTACCAAACCTCAGTTTAAGTAAATCTCCTGGAGAGGCCATTCTGCATTTCAAACAGCTGATCCTCTAGTTGGGTGGCTGGTGGCATTTGCAATTTGGGAAATGGTAGTGTAGATTTTTCCAGCCCTCTTCCTGCTATTTGGATTTCtcgaaaaaggagaagaaaatgctACTCTGTAGGATCATTCCGAAGGGTGAGTGAGCCACCTGAGTTTGAGAAAGACttctggacatggacaacattggTTTCGTGTTCACCATTTGCCATCCATGATAGTTTATTTCAATCATACATTTGCTTACATTGTTAGTGAGGGAAAGACCCCTCccatccaacacacacacacattcatcctcctcctcttcctccttttcctcctcctcctcatcttccttcccttccccttctccgcACCCACCAAGTGATACTACTCTTCAATAAATAACCTAAATCTCAACAGTGAACCTGGAAACCTACCTATGACGGGTAGGATGGAGAAGTCATTGAtcccaacacagaaaaaaagtgaaacaacacAGGAAAAGCAAGCATTACACAAAAAGGCAATCTGAGAAGATAGCTTTTGTCCTGGATTAACAAATTGATCCCACTTCAGTTAAGGCACTCAATCAAACACAGGGTCAAATGAtgatctccccacccccaccagcctaCCCCACACATATCACTTCTGCATCACATCTGCCCCCAAAGTCTCCTGCTACAAGGCTTTACCCAGTGACATTGATCATGAGGCAGGATTTTTCTGACTGTTCCCCATAGTAACTAGGAGTGTGCTATCGCTGCTGAGAACCTCAGCTTGCTGCAATCTTAGCAATGTGCTCCAGAAAGCACAGCTTTCATCACCAAACATTTGAATTCCGTCTGATTCCCCTCAATCAGACCACAGAGAGCAGGAACTGAGGGCCGCTCTTTCAGGGAAGAGTAGGGAAAAGGGTACAAATGCTACTAAGTCTGGTGACTAAAAGGCATAAGAGAATTTTGAACCACTGGCATTTGGGGGTGAGATTTTGAATTGGCTTGAAAGATGGCTATATTAAGTCCAAAACAATGTTTCTTGTTAATAGGACAAGCTGTCTGGCACTGCCTTTTAAAAGCCATTTGCAATGATCCCTGTTTTCAAGGCTGAGTGGATGCTTGGTCCACCTTTCACTTGCTTTAAAGTGGTTAGATTGCATTGCAccccctaaaaataataaagggtcTGGCTTTTTTTCAGTCTTTAGTCATGTGGAGAAAAACTAACCTGATAattctgtttgtctttttaaatatttcagatgaAGTCTGACTACTTTGCTCCTGAATTTAGGGTTCTTTCTTCTGGCTACTAGCCAcactgtccctcctccctccacccccactccccccacacacTCAGCGGGAAGGGAATTTTTAACTGTTGCTTGTCTTTTAACACAGGTAACAACTCATTTAGATTACTCCAGTCTGTAAAAACtgtaaatgctattttattttaaacattttagtttacaaaaaaaaatcaatgattgGTACCTTTTTACACTCTCAGATTCCTGAATATGGACAGATCTTCAAAGGGAGGAAGGAGTTCTCATATGAAATTTAAGATAGACTGTCCTGAAGGTTGTGGGgtggatttttgttgttttatttcatttttgtttttaagacacaATAAAGCCAAAATGTCAAGTCTCTGGGAGCGATCCCCTTACAGTTTCAGTCAAGGAGAGTTATCAGAGCAAAGACGGCAGACCCCAGCCTGGCGCTCCCGGGCCTTCCCCGGCTGCCCAGGCGTATTTGGTAGCGCACGGGTGAGAGCCACGGGGACGGTCACACCTCGCATTCCCTCGCGGGCTGCTGGTGGCAGGTACACGAGCCATACTCATTGATGATCACCAGGGCTCCCTCAATATGGTTGGGTTTGTAATCAACGTAGTATTCCTGGGCAGACATGGCAGCCATCTGATGCATGGTCTGTTTCTGCTTTTGCTTCCTGCGCTGCGTGACAAAGCACTGTCTGAGCTGCCTGAGGCTAGCAGGGAAACACTTCCAGGAGACATAGAGCACCAGGACCACgatgaggaaggagaaaatgagggCCATGGTGCCTGTGACTACCTTGTGGATCTGCACAGCGTTCTCGGCGTGTTCGCCGCCAGGGAGTGCCACAGTAGCCGGCTCTGGAGTGCCCTcgagctgcccctccctgccgTCAGTGAGTGTGGTGTCAGGACTGGCAGGAGGGCCCAGGTCACTGCGGTTGGTGACCGCGGAGAGCAGGTGGTCGCTGGTGGGCTCAGCTCCGTCCTCGCACAAGTGGAAGGCGTACACGGCGTCCAGGACATCCTCGCCCTGTGCGTATTCCGGGCTGGCGCACTGCAAGTTGCCGTCGTAGCGCCCCTGGAAGTTGCTGAGCCATGAGGCCAGGGCGCACACGTTGCGCCCGCAGTCCCATAGGTTCCCCGCCAGGGTGATGCTAGTTAGCGACTTCCAGGAGTTGAGGATCCGGGGCTCGATGTAGGTGAGGCGGTTGGAGTCCAGCTGCAGAGACTGCAGGTGCGGCACGGTCTCGAACACATGGGGCTCCATGTATTCGATCTCGTTGCCCGACAGGTCCATTTTCTCCAGGTTCCAAACCCAGTCCAGCGAGCTAACTACAATGGCCACTTTATTCCTCCTCAGGCAGAGCGAGTTCAGGGAGATGAGGCGCGGGAAGTGGGCGAAGTTCACCTTGATCAAGTCGTTGTGCTCCAGGTGCAGCTCAGTGAGCTTGAACAAGCCGGCGAAAGAGTTGCGCGCCAGACTCTTGAGCTGATTGTATCCGATGTCAAGAAACTTGAGGCTGCGGCAGTCCTGGAAGATGCGCACGGGTACGAACTGGATGGCGTTGGCTCGCATGTGCAGTGTGGTGAGCTTCCGCAGCCCGTGGAAGAGGTCCGGCGCCAGCGCCTGCAGCTTGTTGTACGAGAGGTCCACGCTGCGCAGGTTGGGCATGGGCCGGAAGGTGGTGTTGGCCAGTTGGGTAATCTGGTTGGAACTCAGTGTGAGTTCCTTAACTCGGCGCAGTTTCTGAAAGGCGTCCCCCTGCACCGAGCAGATGTGATTGTGATCCAGATAGAGCCACGTGAGCTGCATTAACCCCGTGAACTGGCCGGCGCGCAGCTCCGAGAGGCTGTTGTAGCGCAGGGACAAGCCCAGCAGGCCAGACAGGTTGTGGGGCGTCTCGGTGAGGTTGAGCGCCTCGCAGTACAGCAGCCGCCCCTCGCACCGGCACAGCTGCGGGCACCCGCTGGGGGCGGCGGGCAGCATCTGAAAGCAGGCCCCCAGCAGACACAAGACCACCCCCGAGGGCCTCCTCAGCATCCAGTATAGACAGAGACCGAGCAGGAAATCCATTAGCGAGAATCTTTCCAGAGAGGCTGGAGAATGTCCATTGGAAGCGCTCGGTCAGAAATCTACATCATATTTTATTCCGAGGGAGAggaagcgggggagggggagaaaagggcaaaaatcaaataaatacattaaaataaagaaggatCCCCCCCGCCCCAAAGCCACACGTTCACCTCTAAGCATGCAGAAAGCTGGGCAGCATAGAAAGTTCACAGCCACGGAAAGATCAAAGAGATGGTGATTTGGTCCATGTTAGATGCTGCAgcaaagaaaagggagggaaaaaaaaatcttcgggaaagaatttaattaaaaagtgtcTTACCCACCCTTTTCCAGAGAGTGACAACCTCCATTCAGCTGCTCCCTTTGTGTGCAGGCTAATTATATGCAGGGCGAGAGAAGACCCCTCTGTGTTTCCGAGGCAGCCCCGGTCCGCGGCCAGCGGATCTGGCAGGCGCACAATGTCTCACTTTGCTGCTCGGCTCGGGGCTGCAAGGGCGGCTGGCGAGGCGGGGAGGCGACTTCTAGGACCCGCAAGTTTCCCAACTACGTGCCGGAGCCCGGTCTTCGCCTTCCTGCCGCTGTCCTTTCCCTCTGCAGTTCGAACTGTGACGTGCTGGGGGCAAAAAACTCCAAAGTCGGGGCTTGCGACTCCCCAGGATTTGACAGTCTCGTTAATGTCCGTCATTGGAAAAGACCACTGACCGGCGCTACCTTTTAGTCCTCGGAGACAGCCTGCCATTCGCGCCCGGGGCGGCTGCGGAGAGCGGGTTCGCTCATGCTTTGCGGACTGAGGGCAGCCGGGAGGCGCGGGCGGAGGCGGCGCGGGCGGcggcgcggggcgcggggcgcggggcggcgCCCAGGCTCCTTCCCTCCGCCAGGCGGTGTGCGGCGCGAGCCTGCACCGGCACCTACTGCTCACTGAGTGTCGTAAGCTGCTCACGATTGTGCGTCTTCCCGGAGCACCTCAGACGTGGGCAGATTGAAAAGGGGTGGCATAAAACCAACATTTTACCGAACCATTAAAGTAGTATATGTTCTTTGATGGAATGGAAAACACTTTCAGCCTTTTGcctatatttcaaagaaaaaccaaaagggGCGGGGTGAGTGTGGGTGGGATGAAGGTATGGGGCAGCATCTTCAACAGCAAGATATTTCCTAGTGGGAAATTGAACTATTCtgttctcttcccccttccctttttgGGATAGTCTCCCTCCCACTTTAAAGCTGTCTGCGTGTAAGGGATACGCAAGGATATGTAGAGAAATCAACATTTGGTTCTTTGCTTTAGAACAGCAACTTGAGAGAAGGTAGAGGAGCGCAACGATTGCGGGCTTgggggcgcggggtggggggcggggaagatTTGGCTAAGATTTTCCCCCCCTTAGGCTCTGGAGTTCCGCAGTCCGTCAGCCTTTTTAGGTGGTGAACAGCGGACTGCTTTCCATGGGTTTGGCAAAGCCATTCAGGTCCTGGTGCTACGTGGCCCAGATTGGCAGAAACGTAGGTCTGTTTACCGGGAGTTCTGCATGAGATCCCGCTGGGGCTTCCACAGTCTCCATACATATCTGTGGGGTCTGTGGTGGAGTAGAAAGGGTTCTGCTGTCTGTATGGCACCGCACTGGAAGGGCTGTGCCTGGCAGGCTGCTCACGGTGATTACAGCGCCCTGCAGTACACCCCATTCCAGGGGAACGTGCTAGAGAACAAGCCGAGAAGTGGTAGTTTAAACCACAACACTGCCTACCATCCTCCATACATACATCCCTAATTAAACTTTGAGACTGTTACTAAATTGTCTCCTAAGTATGAAGAGAAGTACTTGctggattattttcatttatagtcATTAATAGATGGGGTTGTGATAATTAACTCTCTCTCTCTAGGGTTTGCATTGCTATTTTGAAGGACCTGTTGgccatgtttttgttgttgttgttgtgttattatttctttttaatctttagaaGATGGCTGGGAAACTGCTGGAACTGAGTGTGGGCAAACCTACCTTCTGGACACTGATGCCTAAGGAGGTGGCAGAGAGACTCAAATGTGAATCTGCAGCTCCTCTCTTTGAATCCTCATCACATGTCTCTCAGGAACAGAAAATGAGTGGGCATTTTATGTAGCAGTGCTCACTTTAATAAGAATGATCTGGATTACCGAAGCTTCTAGGTTGCATCAATTTTGGGCAAGTAACTGGGTTGCTCATTAGCATCCAAACGGAAGATACTGACCAGTGGAATCATGGTCACCAAAGACTGGTGGTACTTTTCAGGAAAATCCTGTGAACAGGGGCATGAATCACTCCATTCTGTATTTAGAGCTCTGCCCTGATCATTCATCCCTGAGATGCATCATTTCATTGGAAGGAAAACAAACCTGAAATGTCCTAGAAGTCACATACTGACTTAAGGGCTAGAAAACACATTAGAAAATCAAacccttaattttattttacatatgatgAACTTGAGGCACAGAGACATCAGATGATTACCCAAGGTCTCACAGCTTGTTACTAGTACAGATGGGTTTTTGGCAGTCCCACACCAAAGTGGACTTCTTTCTTTGCCATTCTTGATGGTTGTCATTCCATCACTCTTGCTTCCTACCTAACTCTGGACTGGTTACCTGCAGGTTTTGTCCTGGCACCTCCGTGTGGCTGCAGAACACTTTAACAGAAAAACAATTCCATTGGCAAGTGTTTTCACCTCTTGCCAAGACAATTATTCCTGACAGCAGGCCAGCTGATTGAGCCATAAACTCTAAAGGGTTggagaggagggcaggcaggggtaAACACTGGCCAGCCATTCAGCAAGTACTCTGAGTACAAGCCACCCAGTCCCCATGGCTGCTAGGAAGAATATCATCCCAATGCAAGCAGCTTGGCAAAGTGGTGATGGAGCCTGCCAAATGGGCAAGAAGAGGCCCCACTTGGATGCCACTTGATTTGTAGAGCTGGTACAGAAAGGCAAAAAGAGTTGAGTGCtggcaagaaggaaagagagtaaaattaaattaaatgcattattttgtGAGTTTTTCCTCTAAGTATGCTACTCAAAACATAGAGAATGTGTTGAGGCTGTAATTAAGagatatatatcttttcaaattattttgctGCAGATTATTTCTGCATGATATCTTTAAACCTTTCCCACCTCTAATGTGGCAAGTTTGCATCTTTTCTACCGTTTTAAACCCCTTGGCAGAACTGTATACATTAACAGATTGAAATGAGCTTTATTGAAATTTAGTTATTCTAAGTCATCTAAGTTGCAGAATCccaatttattatgtatttaaagCATACCAGCACTGATTAAATCAATGCAAATTAGGTTAAATAAGAACAACATGAATCAAGTGTTTCAGCAAAGTTGAGTAGAGAAATGACAACTTTTGAGTCCCCACAAGCTGATATgtgtttttcatgtgttttagTGTCATGCTTCTTAGGGTCCagcacacaattttttttaaagaaaagaaaagaactcacCTAcagttctgcttttctttttttttaagattttatttatttatttttagagaggaaagggagggagaaagagagagagagaaacatcaatgtgcagttgccgggggtcatggcctgcaacccaggcatgtgccctgactgggaattgaacctgcacactttggtttacagcccgtgctcaatccactgagctatgccagccagggcttctgtttcttatatttgaTCTTTCATCTTTCTTTACCTGTCTTGTAAGAACATCTGATTCAGGTTGTAATGTGGCTGAACAGTGTATGATGTATGATGTGTATGTACTTGATCAAGCTCTTCTTTTGGACTAACCACAGGTTTCTATCCACAAATGTCTCCACAAATGCCTTTAGTGTTAGATGCTGATGAAAGATACTTTATAAGCTTTGAGGccactatttccattttttttatttgtgtaggGAAGGAGCTTGAGTTTGTCTTGCTGAGCTACCATAGTAGCTGGGCATCAGGGAAACCACCCCAAGCTAGCAGGCCAACACGTGATTGGTGACTGGGCTAAGAAAGGATTAGAGTCCTGAAATGTGGATTTGGGAAATAGGAAGGGACTCTGGGGTAcatgaagtgtgcatctgattgCCAAAACATGATCTGGAACATGAGGAGGTAAAAGAGTATGCTTGTGCATCTGGAGAGGCCAGGCTTAGAGCTTGGAGGGGACAGGGTGATTAACTCCTCCTCTTCTAAAACTTACAAATTCACTTTTGTATGAATAAACCCTCCTGCTTTTTCTTGGTACTTCATAGTGGGGTAGGGGAGGTAGGGGATGGGTACATACAAATTTTTTTTGATATGTCTTGCCACTCACATATTATTTCAATTGATGGCCACCTCCAAGTGGTTCATTTTAGTCAAAATAGTTTGTGAACCTGGAAGGGGTGCAGGTGAAAAAACTCGAAAGAGCATGCATTCTGAGGGCGGACTTTCCATTGCTTGTCTTGGGACGTGTTCAAGGCAAAAGAAATTCAAGCCATAATTTTAATGTTCTGTCACCACTTGTACCAGCATGGACCTTGatcttttgcttttatctttaatttttagtaGCAGTGAACCATGGCTTTTCTTTAGAAGGGAACACttagaggaagaggaggagggtgggagccACAATTTCAAAAGGAGAGAATAGACTCTGTTGTTTTCATGGGCACACAGTATACAGCCCAGCCAGCATTTATACAGTGCCTCTGAAGATGCAAGGGGTGAGGTTTGAGGAGGGAAGGGTGAGCATCCTATGGCTTCTCACAAGAGGTCTTCTGAgaagaatcaagttaaaaagGGAAGCTAAAATTTTCTTGATAAACTTTATCCTTCTCTTAAAACAAGGCAGTAATGTGGATAGCACTGAGGAAGCGCCTATCATGTGCAATGCATAATGTGAACAATGGGAGtaaatggaagaaatgaaaagactcATTGCTTTCATCCAGGAACTGTAGGTAGGAAAGTGAGTTAGACATGGAGGGACTTTGCTGataaacttatttatatattgCTCAGTGTTTGAGAGTAAATGTCTCCAGAACATACAAATGAGAGGTGCTGACAAACAGGTCAAATGGGACCAGGGCTAAAAGGTTtagttgaaggaaatagacaggaAAGGACTTCATGAAGAAGAGAGTTTGGGAAGTAGTTTTAAGGACTCAAGATGTAGGTACAATGACAGGAGGGATGGATATTATAAGGTGTAAGTACAAGTATGGGCACTGGAATGCTTCTATTATGATGAAGAGATTAATACCTTTGCactgggtgggaggtggagaaggtAGACAGGGACAAATGGAATCTCTGTGTTGGGGAAAGGAAGTTGGTAAAGGCCTTCCAATGGTATactaaattttttagtttgagatATTCCTCTAGTTTCTAAGGCTCATCACCTTAGAGTTATCTTTAACTCTTGTAATAAATACCTGGGTTAGTTCATGAGgcctctcctgctctcctgggcACCACTGTGCAAATTCCCTCTACACTGCCTTATGCTCTGATCGAGTCATATTCTACTGAGCTGTTGGCTATGCCCTCTCCATCATGGCTTACCTTCATTGTAGCTGTGCTTCAAGGTTGGTGTTGACTTCCTCCTGTAACTTCTTAACTGTTCCTTATATAAAGTGATCTCATTTTTCTCAGCTCCATTAGCAGCTTTCCTTTACTGATCATGTTTCTGCTCCTGCTTCACTTTACATGAGTGTGAAAGTAATTTCTACTTCCAGTGTTTTAGAACTCGATGCACATTCACATCTTGGAGAGTAGAAGTAAAAAGTCTCAAGTAGGATTCCTGTTTTGCCGTTCCCCATTGGTTGGATCTTACAATACATAGGTCACATCATCATCAGTGAAGCAGGGCTAAGCATAGCTATCTTAGAGGAACCTTGGGGAAATTCAATGAGATCATGTACATTATTAGTGTCTTGTGACTCAAAAGTGTAAGCCTGGAACTAGCAGCCTTGGAGCATGTTAGAAACACAGAATCTTGGACCCACcatataaaatcttctttttaccATTAGCCccagattaaaattaaaatctgagaGACATTCTTTTGAAACATTAACAGAATATAACCTGGGAAAGTAGCCTATGTACCACTGATTCCCTAgttttatatttgagaaattGAAGGGCCAGAAATGTCAAGTGATTGCCCATGATTGGTCGTAGAATTTGGACAAAACACTTCTAAATCTTGTTCTCTCTACTAGTAGATGCAAACGCAGATTATAAAGTCTATATCTATCATACTACCCAGCACTTAATGAGACTCTTAATAAATTGGTTTTCTTACTGGAACAGTAGGAAATATAGAGCTGTTGCGTGTGCAAGCTTTAGGCTTCCTTCAGCTTAGGTTACTCCCCAGTTTTCTTACCACTGCcaatttgtatgtattttctcaTGCACATTCAagttttacctttttattatagaaatatgaagaaaaatcagaaaacaaatttaaaatgcagattaaGTCACCTAAAATTCAACCACCAAGAGAAACAATGTTGTAGAGTTTATctatttcacatatatttatattttctaaaaatctgaTACCATTATACATATTACTTTGTAGCTATTTTTTCACTGTTAATATTTCCCCATGTCAAGAATACGAATGGATAGGATCACCTTAAGTGGCTgcaaaccattttattttatttcactcttgTTAATCCCTCTTGTTAACCAATTagcttgtttctctgttttagctattataaaatggtgatgatgaatattttatacaaatactgCTATGGCCTGGAGATTTGTGTCACCCCcacaaaatatatgttaaaaccCAATcgccagtgtgatggtatttggagacgGAGCCTGTGagggtgattaggtcatgagagtggagccCACAAGTATGGTTGTAGTG is a genomic window of Phyllostomus discolor isolate MPI-MPIP mPhyDis1 chromosome 6, mPhyDis1.pri.v3, whole genome shotgun sequence containing:
- the LRRTM1 gene encoding leucine-rich repeat transmembrane neuronal protein 1; amino-acid sequence: MDFLLGLCLYWMLRRPSGVVLCLLGACFQMLPAAPSGCPQLCRCEGRLLYCEALNLTETPHNLSGLLGLSLRYNSLSELRAGQFTGLMQLTWLYLDHNHICSVQGDAFQKLRRVKELTLSSNQITQLANTTFRPMPNLRSVDLSYNKLQALAPDLFHGLRKLTTLHMRANAIQFVPVRIFQDCRSLKFLDIGYNQLKSLARNSFAGLFKLTELHLEHNDLIKVNFAHFPRLISLNSLCLRRNKVAIVVSSLDWVWNLEKMDLSGNEIEYMEPHVFETVPHLQSLQLDSNRLTYIEPRILNSWKSLTSITLAGNLWDCGRNVCALASWLSNFQGRYDGNLQCASPEYAQGEDVLDAVYAFHLCEDGAEPTSDHLLSAVTNRSDLGPPASPDTTLTDGREGQLEGTPEPATVALPGGEHAENAVQIHKVVTGTMALIFSFLIVVLVLYVSWKCFPASLRQLRQCFVTQRRKQKQKQTMHQMAAMSAQEYYVDYKPNHIEGALVIINEYGSCTCHQQPARECEV